From the genome of Planococcus sp. MSAK28401:
TTTGTAGATTTTAAAGTTAAAAATTTAAGAGAAAAATCTACAAATCTACTTGTAGATTTGTAGATTTGTAGATTATAAAAATCATAAATTTCTCTTTAAACGCCTATATATTAGCCTTCAAAATAATTTAATATAAACTAATCTACAAGTAGACTAATCTATTTGTAGATTAGTCTACTTGTAGATTAGATAATAAACTATTAAATCTACAAGTAGATTTGTAGATGAATCTACAAATCTACTTTCTTTATTCTTTCATTTAATATAAATTTACAAATCTACTTGTAGATAAATCTACAAATCTACAAATCTACTTGTAGACGATTTTCCTGGCCCTATAGAATCCAACTAAAAAAGAGAGAAAATAAGTAACATTTTCTCTCTACTTGTTATGCATTTTACTTTTATACAAATCTAAAATGATTTCCAGCTGCTTCTTTTCATCTTTTGACAAAATATTATTTACATACTCGTCAAATAGAACATCAGTTAATTGGTCCACCGTATCTGCAATGCCCATAGTAACTAAAGCATTTAACTTGTTCTTCATTCCTACGCTTACTCGAACCGTAGTTGTTTTTTCAACTGTTGAAGATTTTACTTTAGGTACCTTTTTTTCAACGACTTCTTCTTTAATCTGTTCTGGAAGATCTTTTAAGGAGAATGTGGTTTTTGGAACAACCGTTTGACTTCTCTCAATTCTTTTTGGCTTTCGTTTCAACAAATCAGACATCTAGATTCGCCTCCTTAGGGAGCGGAAAATCAGATGGATCTGTGACAGCTTGCAACCTTTCCAAAAATTCGTTTGCAATAACTGTATAATTTGAAATTACATTCCGATCATGCATGTCGTCTTCAGTAATTCCAGTCATATCAAAACGTTTTAATCTTTCCATGTTTTTTACAATTCCTCTAAATAAGTTGTGCTCTCCAAACATCTCTTTAGCATTTTCTAAGGTTAACGTATCCACGGCTGCTTGGTTTTTTAATAAAACTGGCAAGATGCCTAAAATATCTAAGTCCGCATCATAATCATCTATTAGAGTTTGAAGGTATTGTGTAAAAGCTTCTGCGCCTTGTAGACTGCGTTCTTGTGTTTGAAGAACAACGACAACATATTGTGAAGCGTATAATGCTGAATCAGTAATTATAGAGAAAGTAGGAGGGACGTCAATAAATATAAAATCAAAGTCTTTCTTTAACGGTTGAAGCAATGATGAAAAGAATTGTACCCGATCAACCTCAGAAGGAAACTTTTTTTCTAAAAACTTTGGATACAATGCAAAGTCGCTGAAACTAGGAAGCAGAAATAAGTTTTCTTTTATTGGTGTAATAATACTTTTTAAATCTTCACTTTGTATTGCTGACATTAACGTTTTTTCAAAACTAGTTATCTCATCTTCTAAATGTGTTTTGGTCCGTAGATAAAGACTAGTAGCATTTGCCTGTGGATCTTGATCACTTAGCAAAACCTTATATCCCATTTTAGCTAAACAATATGCAATCATAGTGCTGTTTGTAGTTTTCCCTGTACCACCTTTGAAGTTGCCGAATGTAACCACTGTGCAAGAATCGTTCATCATTTTTCCTCCCATACTTAAATTTAGAAAATATTGTTTTACCAAAATGTAGATTTGTAGACTAATCAATAAAACTGATAAATTAAATTTAACATTATTAAAACTATGATACAACAATGAATTCACTATATTTAGTTATTTGTAAGACTATCTACAAATCTACTTGTAGATTTGTAGATTTGTAGATTTAAAGTATTTTAAAAATATAATATATGCACCTTCTTTCAAATTCAGAAAAAACAATTAAGAGCAAATAACTTGTAACAGAAGGCTTTCACATCCAGTTATTTATAAGAGACAAAAGAAGAAATTCGTATAGTGACTTTTGGAAATTAATTAAATAAAGGAATGTAATACAAGGGGGAATTTCAATTACTAGAGGAGTCATCTTAGGTGTAGCAATC
Proteins encoded in this window:
- a CDS encoding ParA family protein — encoded protein: MNDSCTVVTFGNFKGGTGKTTNSTMIAYCLAKMGYKVLLSDQDPQANATSLYLRTKTHLEDEITSFEKTLMSAIQSEDLKSIITPIKENLFLLPSFSDFALYPKFLEKKFPSEVDRVQFFSSLLQPLKKDFDFIFIDVPPTFSIITDSALYASQYVVVVLQTQERSLQGAEAFTQYLQTLIDDYDADLDILGILPVLLKNQAAVDTLTLENAKEMFGEHNLFRGIVKNMERLKRFDMTGITEDDMHDRNVISNYTVIANEFLERLQAVTDPSDFPLPKEANLDV
- a CDS encoding DUF5388 domain-containing protein, whose translation is MSDLLKRKPKRIERSQTVVPKTTFSLKDLPEQIKEEVVEKKVPKVKSSTVEKTTTVRVSVGMKNKLNALVTMGIADTVDQLTDVLFDEYVNNILSKDEKKQLEIILDLYKSKMHNK